Below is a window of Cytobacillus firmus DNA.
CCCCGAGGATTTCCTGCTGATTGGCCAGCATGTCATCTATATAGCGAAGATGGATGTCCATCAGCAGTTGTTCTTTGCTCGAGAAATAGTAATAAAACGTGCCTTTCGTGACACCGAGGCTGTCGACGATATCCTGAATCGATGTTTCGCTGAAACCTTTCTGATCAAATAGCCGGATGCTCTTTTCAGTAATTTTTTCTTTCAATGTCAGTCCCCGCTTCTGTTAGAAAATATCGACAGCATTATATCACAAAACGATTAACTCCGGACTTCATCCCGCAGAGCTCTTCGAAGGATTTTTCCGACATTGGTTTTTGGAAGCTCCTCTCGGAATTCTACAGCCGATGGAATTTTATAGGCAGCCAGGTTCTGCCTGCAGTATGAAATGATTTCTTCTTGGGCCGCCGTTTTACCGGCTTTCAGCACGACGAAAGCTTTAACTGTTTCACCCCGGTAAGGATCCGGGACACCAATGACGACAGCCTCCTGAACTGCAGGATGCTCATAGAGCACTTCCTCAATATCGCGAGGATAAATATTATACCCGCTCGCAATGATCAGGTCTTTCTTACGGTCGACAATATAAAGGAAGCCGTCATCATCCATTCTCGCAATATCACCGGTGTAGAGCCATCCATCCCGTAATGTAACGGCCGTCTCCTCAGGCATATTCCAATATCCTTTCATGATCTGCGGTCCCTTTATGATGACCTCACCGAGTTCTCCATTCGGAACTTCTTCTGTTCCTGTGGCCAAATCGACTACTTTATAATCAGTTGAAGGAAAACCGATTCCGACGCTTCCAGGCTTTCTTTCTGAAAATGGCGGATTGCAGTGTGTTACCGGGGAAGCTTCTGATAAACCATAACCTTCAAGAATTTTTGCTCCCGTCTTTTTTTCAAAATCCCGCAGCAGTTCGACAGGCATAGGCGCGCTGCCGCTATTGCAGGTTTCAATGCTGTCAATGCCATATTCCTCTGCATGCGGATGATTGGTGATGGCCACATACATAGTTGGAACACCAGGAAATACAGATGGCTGCTCATTTTTAATTGTATTTAACACTTCCTCCACATCAAAGCGCGGCAATAAAATCGATTCATTGGCCGTATAAATGGCAAAGTTCATGCAGGCAGTCATGCCAAAAACATGGAACAGCGGAATGACGGTTAAGAATTTTTCCCCGCCTATTTCCGTTCTATCTTTAAAAAATTCATAAGACTGTACCACATTTGCGAGAACATTGTAATGAGTCAGCATGGCTCCTTTTGACCGTCCGGTTGTTCCGCCCGTATATTGAAGAACGGCAATATCCTGCTGGGGCTCAATGTTGACCGGGGTGTATTGTCCACTGGCTTCCTGTATAAAACCTTCGAATGTTTTGTCAGGTGAAAAATCTGCTTCTGTTGGCTGCAGACTGACAATGACTATATTTCTAACCTTCGTTCTGTCTTGAACACCCTTAACCCGGGGATATAGGGCATCAAACACGACAAGAGTTTCAGAACCAGAGTCATTCATGATATGCTCGATCTCGCGCTCAACCAGCATCGGGTTTACTTGAGTAACAATCGCTCCTGCTGCAAGTATTCCATAATAAGCAATCACATATTGCGGGCAATTAGGAAGCATGATGGCAACACGGTCGCCTTTTTGAACACCATTTTTCTGCAGGGATGCGGCAAATCCATAGACGGCTTTTTGAAGTTCCGCGTAATTCATCTTTCGTCCATAAAAAGATAGTGCCATATTCTGCGGATACATCGCTGTCACTTCCTGAAGCATCTCAGGCATCGATTTACTTGGAATGGTTACTTCAGCTGCAATGGATTCAGGATAGTGTGCATGCCAGGTTTTCTTATCGGTCATTTGAAATCCCTCCAACATAATTTGCCATTTTACATTGCATGTGTTCCGCCATCAACAATTAATACGTCTCCCGTCACATAATTTGAAGCATTGGAAGCCAGGAACAATGCGGCGCCTTTCAAATCATCCTCAGAGCCGAAGCGACTGAGCGGTGTTGCGTCCAGGATGGGGTTTCGTCCCTGCTCCATAATCGCCGAGGACATTTTTGTAGGGAAAAAACCTGGAGCAATGGCATTCACATTGATGCCATACCTGCCCCATTTTACAGCCAGGTCCTTTGTCATCGTAATGACTGCCCCTTTGCTGGTGTTATAGCCGATTGTATCCATCACCCTGGGGTCCGTGCCTCCAAGGCCGGCAACAGAGGCAATATTAATGATTTTTCCTGATCCCTGTTCGATCATGACCTTGCCTGCAGCCTGGCTCATTAAAAATGTCCCTGTCACATTTACATTGATGACTTTTTGCCAGGCTTCAAGCGGCATTTCTTCCGCGGGAGCTCCCCAGGTAGCCCCGCTGTTGTTGACCAGAATATCGATAGCCCCAAATTCCTGAACCGTCTCTTCAACCACTTTTTGGACATCCTCCTGTATACTGATGTCACAGGAAAGCGCTAATGTGTTCACACCAAGTGCTGCAAGGCGGTCAGCGGTTTCCTGACATGCCTCCACTTTTCTTGAACAAAGCACAACATTTGCCCCTGCTTCGGCTAATCCTTCGGCAATCTGAGCACCCAGCCCTCGCCCGCCTCCAGTAATCAGTGCAGTCTTTCCGGTTAGGTCAAATAGTTCCATTACCTTCATGATTTTTCAGCTCCTATTGGTAATTTTTCAATTCAAGCTTAGCAATCTGTGCCCGGTGGACTTCATCTGGACCGTCTGCCAATCTCAGCGTTCTGGCATTTGCCCACAGTGCGGCAAGCGGGACATCCTCACTCACTCCAGCTGCTCCAAACGCCTGGATTGCCCGGTCAATTACCTTAAGGGCCATGGATGGCGCCACGACCTTGATCATAGCAATCTCGGTTTTCGCCACTTTGTTGCCGGCAGTATCCATCATATGGGCAGCTTTAAGCGTTAATAGTCTTGCCTGCTCAATTTCAATCCGGGAATCCGCTATCCATTCACGGATGACACCCTGGCTTGCG
It encodes the following:
- a CDS encoding long-chain-fatty-acid--CoA ligase, with protein sequence MTDKKTWHAHYPESIAAEVTIPSKSMPEMLQEVTAMYPQNMALSFYGRKMNYAELQKAVYGFAASLQKNGVQKGDRVAIMLPNCPQYVIAYYGILAAGAIVTQVNPMLVEREIEHIMNDSGSETLVVFDALYPRVKGVQDRTKVRNIVIVSLQPTEADFSPDKTFEGFIQEASGQYTPVNIEPQQDIAVLQYTGGTTGRSKGAMLTHYNVLANVVQSYEFFKDRTEIGGEKFLTVIPLFHVFGMTACMNFAIYTANESILLPRFDVEEVLNTIKNEQPSVFPGVPTMYVAITNHPHAEEYGIDSIETCNSGSAPMPVELLRDFEKKTGAKILEGYGLSEASPVTHCNPPFSERKPGSVGIGFPSTDYKVVDLATGTEEVPNGELGEVIIKGPQIMKGYWNMPEETAVTLRDGWLYTGDIARMDDDGFLYIVDRKKDLIIASGYNIYPRDIEEVLYEHPAVQEAVVIGVPDPYRGETVKAFVVLKAGKTAAQEEIISYCRQNLAAYKIPSAVEFREELPKTNVGKILRRALRDEVRS
- a CDS encoding SDR family oxidoreductase, with the translated sequence MKVMELFDLTGKTALITGGGRGLGAQIAEGLAEAGANVVLCSRKVEACQETADRLAALGVNTLALSCDISIQEDVQKVVEETVQEFGAIDILVNNSGATWGAPAEEMPLEAWQKVINVNVTGTFLMSQAAGKVMIEQGSGKIINIASVAGLGGTDPRVMDTIGYNTSKGAVITMTKDLAVKWGRYGINVNAIAPGFFPTKMSSAIMEQGRNPILDATPLSRFGSEDDLKGAALFLASNASNYVTGDVLIVDGGTHAM